Genomic segment of Melanotaenia boesemani isolate fMelBoe1 chromosome 10, fMelBoe1.pri, whole genome shotgun sequence:
TCCAAAACTCAGAAATTGAAggtctgaaaaaggaaaaaggagtgCTGCCAGACAGAGTGGAGGCTAAGGAGCGCAAATGCCATCTGGGAATGGGTGTAGAGAACAGTGACACTGCTTAAGCTTTACCTACACAATAACAAGGTGAGTTGTTTTTATCTTGACTTGCAATAGAAACCGTCAAAGTTGTTTTACgatctgtctctgtctgtctccctcTTGAGCAGAACAATCTGCTTTTTGAAGACGTCGCCCAGTACAAAACAAGAAAGCAGAACAATGAGCTTTACTCAGATGAATACATGtgtgcatttttctgtttgtgtgtgtgtctgcgtgtgtgtttgtgtgacacaGCCACTGCCGGCAATCTCTGATGGTACAGTAAGGCTATAGTGGACTAACTCCATAGATGTAAACCCTAACAATTAACCACACTCTCACTGTTGCACACATTCTTATTGTCTCGCTCCtgaacaaatacacaaaaatggaaacaagcatttgcacacatacacactccatCAAACACACAGTGAAGAGGAACAACCACACAGAGAGATTCAGGGAATCCAGATGCACGCATGCGCTTGGATGATGGGTGGCTTTTATGTTAGCACCTTGTCACCTTGTTTTGTGCAAATCATCCCCTAGTTCATAGTTCAGAGTTCAAAAGTTCAAGAGTTCATAGAAAGAATAAAATCTGCTCACCTTTTCCACAGGTGGTTAACTATGCATATATGCCAAACATTCATATATAGATCTATATACTTTTAGTTTTTCAAAAATTTATATGAAATCTATTATATATACATTGcttgtgaataaaaaaagcaaatatttgtaGTTCATTTTTACAAGTGTAGGTATGTTTAGAATGGACAggatcatttttctcttttttttccctgtcacTCTAAAATTCAAATGAGTGAAATATTTAAGTATCATGTTCCACACGCTACAAAATCTACCCACAGTGGGCGAGGGTAACAAATCAACGACAGGAAAAGAACAATAAGAACTAAAGGTTCACATGAATCTGAGGACGTAACACTGAAGTCAAACGTAAAATAATCAGTGAGGTCACAGTGAGGCAGTGAGTGCTATTCCTACAATCCAGATAGGATTTATTCACCACCTGCTTTTCCAAACTGCTagcaaaaaggaaaggaaatgtGCACGCAACGTTTTGCCAAGTGAAAGAGCCTTGACATTCTGACTGAATGCTTCTAATGAGCAGAGGTTTTTAATGGTAATAGACATTTCCTGGTGTGCTGTCAGAAAGCAGCTTTGCCAaaatggtttgttttctttttttgcatgaaTAAATCTCTCCGTTTCTTACTGCCAGCAGAAGCTATGAGTACAATTGTAGATGTGTACTGTTGAAGAAAAATTcagtttcttttagtttttacaaCCTGGGGCTTATTCTAAGAGCTCTGGCTGCCACCATTTGATAATATTTCACTCACTAAGACAAAGGTAGAGATAAAGGGAAGCAGCTGCACTGTCAGGTTGTAAAATACTGAATTTTCTTTAAGACCTTCAACGGGCTTTCCCATCCCCACAGCCTGAAGAACTACACATGTCCTGCTGTGGCATTTCAGACTCCTGATAAAGATTCATGCTGCCTTTTACAATACTGAACCTCGTGACAGGTGGGAAGAGAGGTATTACCAGGGGTAATAGGGATGGAAATTATACTTATACTAACCTTTTTACAAAATGTGATGTTGGGTTGTCCTTGgatataataattttaatagaTATTATTAAAGCAACCTCCAAAAATGTTCAGCGGGTGCCATTAATTTCCATCCCTGAGTTAGAAACAATGAGGACCCTCCTTTTAACCGGCTCAATAGCAGCACTCATAGTAAGTTATTAAAATAAGACAGTGAGATCTGTAGCTGAGGCAGGAGGGATGGGTGCCAGCTGGGGTCTTAACCTCACATAACGGGATGCCCTTTAGTATGACGGAAGACcgtaagaaaataaacacaaacaacaaactttCCAAAAGATGGTTCAACTCGTCATGCTACAGTTCAAGAAAGGGTGACCATACAGAAAGTATATAtgaatgacacatttttttctgtatctatagaaattttgtcttttatatatatatatatatatatatttaatatatatacacatatataaatgtgtgtgtgtgtttataacaGGTAGAAAAGAATAAACTATCAAATGAATAGATTTAAAGATTTCTCTCTGCTTTCTATTCTAAAAATCAAAAACAGGCGCAAattcatttattacattttgtctTGCAACATTGTCTTTTCTTCTGAAAGCTATATttagatacatatatattaatttatataatacctatttatataatattccctttggaaaaccaaaaaaattGATTATGAAAAAAGCCACGAGTGTTGGTTAAACATTCTCCAAATATAATAGATAGCACAGTCTGGGTACCAAGGCAGAGGGGTTTTCTCCTATTGTTTACTTTGTGGAGCTCCACCTCTGGGCTCTAAAGTCTTCGGTTTAAAAATAACAGCGGGTATACAGAAGACACACCTTTTCAGAGTTGTGTCAGGGCTATTTCCATAGCTTTGTGTTCATCATTGTTGATttttgtataaatatttttatattttttacttttaaaggcAACTGAGCTTTATGCTTGGAACCAAACCGCTTCCTCCTCCTTTACTCAAACTGCTGAAGGCTTTTGGAGGCCTAATAcaagggggggaggggggaggtAGAGAGAAAATAGTGAGAAAATGAGGGTGTTACTGAGGAAACAACTCAACTTCTCACAAACCAAATGATGTAACTGGAGCTCATGCAGTTCTGCTCAGCAAAGAAATACCATTGATTATACTGAGGTCTGATCTAATTGGCTGCAGGCATGATGGTAGACCATACAGTAAGGGCTGAGCAGAGGGTGAGGGGTTAATTATTATCTCATCTTTTTCTGTTCAATGCCAAGTGCAGGGTTTTAAGTTTCGCTATGGACCACAGGTGAACATTTTTAATACTCAACATAAAAGCAGCTGAAGTAAAAGAGGAACATCcttattgtttttcttatttttatcagctctgcatcagtctgtcttCATGTCTGTTGCTCTGTCTCAGGGCAGGGGTCAGCTCTCCAGCAGCTGTTTAAGTGCTCGTTCAATGTTCATGCGGTGTCCAACTCGTGTCACTCCCAGCTCTGCAAAGTCATCCTTGGTTAGAGCGGGGAGGTGAGAGCCTTCAATTTCATGTTCCTGAAACCCCGCTCTGTGCTCCCCCAGATTGATACTCTCCAGCCAATCTCCAACGTCGTACTTGTTCCAAAGATGTAGGGGCTTTTGGTGAAAGGGCCGGAGGGCTAAAAGTGGTGAGCCTAACCCAGGAGAATGGGAAGGGGAAGGGGAGCGGGAGCGGGCGCTGGAGCTCCTCATTACAAAGCGCACCTCTTTAGGCTCCTGCGGTAAGCTGAGACTAGATGACTTAAGGATGGTTTGAGGAGGTGTGGTCGGTGAGGTGGGCAGACCGAAGCCTGAGAATCGTCCTAGGGGGTCGCCTCGATCAGGTGAGCCTGGGCTAGGGGTGCGCCGGGTGACAGGGTAACGGCTACCAGGGCGGATGGTGTATGTGGTTCCATAGCTTCTCTGAGAAATAGTGTGGAGCTCGCCTAGGCTGCTGAAAAGTCTGGTGGAGAAACAGAAATGGTTTCAGAATGGTTAATAAAGAAAGTAGAAGGTTAGAAAAGTGATATAAAGCAGAAGAGACCAAGGTTATTTGTTAAAACTGCTAGTAGTTATATCCATAGGAGAGGGGTTAATAGCTGTTAGAAAGATCTAACTAATatcacattaacacattaaagcATGAGCTTAGTGATAATAACAATTATGAGTTTCAAATAATATCTAgagctttaaataaatatttatccatTTGATTAACACACCCTGACACTATGATGTTGCTGAAAGTCTCAgctttaattaaaaagttaTGAATATGTTGCTTCCTCTTAACTTCCCTGAAATCCCCGAAATGCTCTGTAACCAATAAACCTTTGCATTTGTGTCAAATAGATTTACTCTTTCCAATGAAACTGTGGTACTACCTAACTGAAACGACTGAATTTAAGTACAAACGTACACAAACACTTTGACTCTCATACACTTgtctacattcacacacatacggCAGATCCAAAACTACATTGCAAGCAATTCTTCTATTTTAAGTATACCGTCAATGAGTTATAATCAATAATTACAATGTAGCTTctcttcatttaattaaataattgttGGTCATGTAGGAAACTCAGGTCAGACTTAATTTCTTGAGGTACAACAACCATCTGGGAAATATCAGTCGCTAACTAACCTGATCTTACCATCTGTAGACTGAGGAACCACAACTGCATTACCATAAAATGGCAATTATTATTGAGCAGAAGATATGTGAACAAGAGTTACCCCAGTTTTTATCATGCCACCAACAAGTTAAGGTTTTtctacactttttaaaatgggacactattaaaacaaacaaaaaaaaccaaaacaaaacaaacaaaaataaaacctaaattGTGAAACATCCTTGGAGATAAACTGTTAGTACACAACTGATCTACTCAAAGGAAGAGTGGCCAGGAAGAGGGATGCATTACGGATTAGTTGTATCTATCTTAATGGAAGAAGACAGAAGCACAGAGGAAAGGGCTAAATATGACAGTTAACAGCAGTATTGTCTGTTTGGTTCATGCATGTTAGCGAGAGCTATCCATCTAGTGCCTGTGTGTGAAACTTTTGATATGAATGATATTTGAactaaagagagaaaaggaacaAATGTAGCTTAGcagcacaggctggaaaaaaaatgatcagaCTATAAGGAGCCAACAGATATGAGATGAGCTCCATGCGCACTTACACAGTCGTCCTGCCCTCCTGGGCGCACAGTCAGTTCTAGACCAATCAGATCAGAGCAGCAGGGCGGAGCATGCAGGGTGAGCAGAGAGAGAGCAATGGGAGAGAATGTTAGCATCACTCAATGAGACGCAGCCTGCCAACCAGACTCGCTATCTGCTTCAGCCAACTCTGCTCTCTTTGACATGCtttatgtgtgtgcaagtgtgtgcatgtgactaTGTCACTTCTATGCTCATAAGCTGAattttttaatgtgtatgtgtgcttttGTGCACTTGTATTGATGTGTTAGCATGACCAAGACAGCAGAGCAGGTTTCAGCACTGTAAGGTCTGACCAGTGGGCTGTATGAGAGAGAAATGAACACACTTTTTCACATATAAAACACTGcgtgaagaaaacaaacacataaagtaACAAATAAAAGGAAGGCTCATGTCTCTTGACCGTTGGAGATGTTTCTGTACTTTTTGTGAGATACTTCTTTAGAAGAACCAAAGAAATGTTAACTGTTGCACTTAGATGAAAGTATACTAATTAAAATTTCTatgtatataaatttaatttagtccTAAAACCGTCCATTATGTAAGACTGTCAGGGACCATGGCCTTCCTCAACACAAACACtggaaaaagcaaacaaacaaacaaaaaaaaaagttttgcagtttacataaataacaaggaacagaaaaccaagaagaacaaattaaaataaaatgagaaccAGGAATTTCTAAACCAACAAAAGCAATTATACACAGAAGGTGGAtacaagaaacacaaaatacagCAATGTGGATTTTGGAGGGGGTTTTAAATGTGGTACATATTGGATGGGATACATGGTGGAGAAACATTCCAATAAAGAGTGCTGGGATGACTATGTTATATGTGAAATGCCCCAGTAGgcgaacaacaacaaaatgcagATGCAGAGgcagagagtgagagagagagagagagagagagagagagagagagagagagagagaggaataATGGTGTGCATGATCATCTTTGTCACAGCCAAAGGCAATTAACTGTCTGGATGGAAATGGTGGGAGAGCCAGCCCAAACAGAGCGGGGTCTTGTATGATTAGTAGTGTTTCATATCACAGTCACCTTTTTCCACCCACAACTGTTATTGTGGTGCAGATCAATGATTGATGGCTGAATTTCATTTGCTTTcaaaaaactgattttattctCTAATATCAGCCTCAATATTTAAACCTCTGACTGGTACggtgaaaaacattaaatattttttcacaaaaCAATGTTCTGCTAGGAGACATTTCATCCTGACATTAAAATGGATGCTACTTAACACGAGTCACTCAACATGGACGTAAACCAAGTATCCCCAGACCCCACCATGACAACAACTCTCCCCCAACAGGAGACTGAGCCCCGCCACACTGAAGAAACTGTTAATGCTAGCTCCAGGAACAGGACATAACTGATTAAGCATTCATAAGCAGCATGAATGCAAAACCAGAAGATTCAATGCCAACAACTGATGGGTTACAGTGATTTGGATGACATGACAGAAACAGGTGACTTTAAAGTTGGGATAAATAAGCACTGAACCTAAACTATTGTTTTAGCAGATTACTACTAATACTAGTAGCACAAAATCTCTACAAAAATTAAACTACTTATGCCTAGGACAATGGCTACACAATATTCCAATGCAACTATGGAGTGGCATAATCCAGTAATGCATTCTGACTAATTTCTGACAAGAGAAgggacacacaaaaacactcatAAGTTTCATTTATGTGGATTAGTTCATTCCTGCTGCTGATGTGAGGACAGAAATGTCCGCtctgacaaaaaccaaaagattAGATCATAACTTCCAACCTGCTTAGCATTAAAACACAGCTGGCTGGAGCAGACACCTAAAGCAAACTAAGgaaatcaaattaaaagatCCCACCATTTATTTGACAGTTTACTCGACATGATACTTAGaagttttgacatttttgtctTGTAATTTTGTCATTAATATGGATGTTAATGCAAAAGTCATGGGAGGGCCGTTTTAATGTAACACACCATTATAGTTCAGTCACGTTCAAACACTTCTTCAAATACATCCTTAAATCTTTGAGGTCATCACTGATTACTTTGCAGTGAGAGATGGTGATAAGAAGAAAACTGTACTTTCTCTTCTTATCAAGTTCATATCAGTGATGAAAGCAAAGTGCTGTGGATATGAGGATGTATTGTGTATTATTTGAACAGAGACTATTGGGAAAACACAGGAAGGGTAGCTACAAGCAGGGTCATAGCATAGAGCTAAAATATGACAGTGTATAAGATATGAAAAAAGTATTCATGAAATACATGCCTCAAGCCCTGTTACCTTGTTTGCATCAATAGTTTatctggtacacacacacacacatatacagacatgcacacacatactgaACAAAACTATCATAGATTACTGCTGTCTACTGTTAGCAACAAAGAGCATTTATCAGGAGACCAATAAGTATGGCCGTAACTATGGAAACAAGAAGCAGTTTCAACTGAAGACCAGAGCCATCAGTTTTAGAACTACTATATGTCTCTTAAGCTAATCATTTCTTGAGAGCATAGTACTATCAATCCTGCTCTTAAAGATCATTTCTGATGATGCAAACAAGGTaaccaataaaatataaagggaAACACATTAAAAGGGATAAAAGGGCGGTTATATTTTAGCGGGCTTAGTTTAAAGTCTTGTTAtgaaaagtaaattttaaaaaagtggttTACCCTAGGGTCTATAACCTTAAGGTTTACTTTCTTCGGTGTCCTCACATCTGCAGAAATATAGAGGAATTTAATGTactttcagaaagaaaaaaaacaaacaaaaaaaaaacaaacaaaaaaaactaaaccaaaaaacacagaaaaatactACTATGCCTCAAAGGCTCTTTAAACTGGTGCTACAATTGATCCAACTGCAAATGGAAAGCTCTGAATATATTTAATCACACCTAGCATTAAAATGCATCTCCAAATGTGCTTTTGAGGGGCTTCTTGTGACTGAATCTCAGCAGGGTGTAATGGAGCTAAAAGAAATGGCTGGAAATGGTACAACACATTTGTCAAGGGTCTTGGTTAATGGAGACCTTTAGGGAACTACAGTACATTGTGAATTGagccattaaaacacattttcaaaatcaGAAACTATTTAGCTCTTCTCATATGAAATCATCCCTGGTTTCACCTGAGtggaataaagaaatgaaaagtaaagtcGAACCATAGCAACTCTACAGACCACGTGTCTGTGATCActgatttttataaaaaagaaaagaaaaattgctgcaataattaacataaaaaacaagcaGGACTTTTTTTGTGAGAAACATATCTTGTGAGTTTGGACACCACTTCatgcaaagtgtttttttctggaaactcaaagagtgaaaaaatattttagtggaAACTGCTTCTGCTGCTTCTGTGGAGCCACATCAGGGAAGTAGGTGGTCTTTTATGTAGCTTGGGACACATTTAATGTCAAACTTGATAAGAATGTTGCCACAAGCATCTCAGACCACAAAACCTGACTGAGTTATGTATTCAGGTCTGTCTACTTGTGATCCATTGCTCAGGATGCATGCTGGTACAAGATCTGAACAGGTCCTCAGGTGCTTCAGATAACCCTGTATTTGCTGAGTATGAAGGCTTTTTCCTATGTATTATTAATAATGCTGAAATATAAGGTTTGCCTGAAAGACCCACAGGCAGGTGAAGTGCATTTTAACTCTGTTGTTAGAATAATACTGTCACATAAACTCATGACAACAATGCTAATGAGCTCCTATCTCCATAGAAATTCACAGTACACTGCTAATAGATTAATTTGCATATTATATAAAATGAGGATGTTATGCACAACACAAATACAGTAGAAAGTTTCTcagtaaaaagtgaaaaattaatgAAGTAATATCAAGTTCTGATAAATGagacaagaaataaaatctcaCTTTCTTAtaagtatatatttttaattaattaataaccCCCTCACTGATGCTGGGCACATGCATCTTTCCTCTATAATGATAAGTAAAACAGGCATGAAACCTAACAGAATTACTTTGACTGTAATCCCTAGTTCTGTTAGTCAGTGTTAAATACAGTTATGCGTAGATCTTTGCAAAATACTCTCTTACCTGGCACCTGCCACAGGTGACTTCCTCCCTGGGTCAAGTGATGCTCCCAGCGGCTCCTCACCCAGAGACCTAGTGTCTTTATTTAGCTGCTGTAGACGTGAACTTAGTTCTCCCATAACAGATGGTTTTGCACCCTCATCTGCACCCAGCCCAAGTCCAAGCCCACCAAGATTGCCCAAACTCCCAATACCTAGCCCCAACCCCGGTCCTCGAGGCTCCACTGGGTCCCCCCACAGCTTGGACCTCCGCTGAAAGAGGTAGCGTGGCTTAGTGGAAGCGAGACCAGTCACTGAGGCAGAACCACCTGCAGGGAGCccagctcctccagctgcagcagcagccaggGCAGCAGCCTGTTGTTGCGATAGCAGCTCACTGTCAGAGCTCTGTTTTAGCAGAGGGTCCCTGAAGGTGACAGGGCCTTTACTGCCTCCTATCTGGGACTTGAGACGGGGCTTAGGAGGCACTGGCGGCTTGTCGAGCACAAAAGTCTGCCCGTCAGCATAGGAGGTGTGCGTGGTGTGAGTGTCAGCAGGCTCGCCGCTTTCTGAGGACAATGTAGACATGCTGGAAACTGTGGAGACGGTGCTGGTGGTCTCGAGGTGGTGATCTCGCTCTCTCTCGCTAGAGCTGCGTGTGTCAGCCTCCTCCACACCTGAGTCAGCCGCAGAGCCAGACTCGCCCACCGGTGGGGGCTCCAGAGGATCAGAGGGCTTCCCTGAGACAGCTGCTGTAGTGGGTGGAGGTGGGGGCTGGGGAGGCTGAAGTTGGGTGGGGGTCACAGTTGGAGTAATTGAAGTTGAGGGAGTTTGGGTTGTTGGTGTTGTTGGGGTGGCAGGAGAGGTGACAGGTTTGGCAGGGGGGGCTGGTGTCCCCTGTGCCTGTGCCTGCAGCCCATTTGAAAACTCATCTGGTGGTGGAACGACTCCAATCTTTCGTAGCTCCTCTCTTGTTTCTTCATCACTGGAGGATAACATGGCAGGGGGCAAGGTGACTGTGTATGGATCCACATCCTCCTCCGAACTTCCCTGAGCCAGACTCTTCTCTTGTGCAGGACTGGCAGGACGCTGAGTTTGCGGCAGGACCTGGGGTTGGGTCTGGAGTTGGGCCTGGGGCTGGGACACAGTGGGACTGGGGGGTTTAGCCCGCGGGCTTGGTGATTTACTGGGCTCTACAGATGCAGGCACAGGTGCTTGTTCTTGCTCTGAACCCACCTCAACATCCTGACCATTACTGGTAGCATGAACCATTATTAGCCCTGCTGTCTTCTGCTGTGATGTATCCATAATACTTATCAACATACTTTTTTTATCCTCTAgcctcttttcctctttcctttcctctATTCTAGCTTCCATCTCTTGGCGGAATGATATAAGTGATGGTGATGTGACCCATTGTGGTTTGGTGGGCTGAGGAGCTAAAATAGGTGCTGGGGAGGATCCAGCTCCATACCCAGCTGCCTTGGCGCTTTTCGGTGAAAAGGGAGGAGATGTAGTTGCCCCATCCCCATGTGGAGACTCTTTGGTCTGAGTATCAATGAATACTACACCCTGGCCTACTCGCTCTAGTTTAGTCCGAGGCTCTGGGCTGCTAGTAGGAGACTGACTCTGGGAGGTTAGTGCCCTCTCCCTTGCGGCCAGCGCAAGAGCCAGTGGTGAATTTGGGTCGAGAGGCTTTCCTGTAAGTGGATGAATAAAAGTGGTCCCACTAGGTGAGGGGCTCAGAGTCAAGGCAGGGGGGGGGAGCTGTCCCAGCTCTCGGGTCAGCATCCGTTCATCTATGGAGTGAGACTGAGTCAGAGAGGGGGAATCAGGGCTAGTTGCAGATGTCCCCTCCATGGTCCCAACAGAAAGGAAGACAGTGGATTTCCTCCGATCTTCTAGGCGACGCTCACGATCTTTTACTGCTCCAGCGATTGCAGCAGCAAAGGGGCCCTTACCCTGAAGTATCATCTCTCCCTGGGCACGTATACGCTCACGCTCAGCCATCAGCTGCTGCTGGTAATAGTCGGCACGGCTGGTGTGTGTATGCCCATGGGTTAGTGGATGTCGTCCTGAGGGTGAGCTCTCTCGTGAGTGGGCAGCAGCTAAGGCCAAACTAGCCTTTTCTTGTGCATCTTCTAcctgaagagagaaaaagcaagAAGGTCTTTTGCatcaaagaagaaaagacagaaatgaataaaatcacaaaCTGCCCCAAAATATAACATACCTGTAGCTGTTTCACCAGGGGACTTTTCTTCCTTTGGGGCTTAGTAGGTGTATACAGGCCAATGCTGAATTGACCCACATTTGCGTAAGGGTTGTCAATTACCCTACCCTTTCTTTTGATTCGCTCAGGTGGAATAGCAGCAGAGGGACGTGGAATTTCTGTAGGTTCTACAGGTAGGTGGGAGGAGTCCTGCAGGATGATCATTGAGCGTGCTTTCTTTTGTCTCTCAATTTGTGTGGCCTGCCGCTGAGCGGCCTCATAAGGCAGGTCCAAGGAGGATGGCTTGAAGCTGGAACGTCCTCCAGGCTCATGGCCCTGACTCTGGGTCCTAGATGGGGGTGGAGGAGGGCAGAAAGCTGGGGGAGGACCAGTGTCCAGGTAgtagggaggaggtggaggtgcggtttgaggaggtggagggatAGGATGGGGTTGTGAATGCTCTCGGAGGCTGTCGGTCATCGAAGAACTGCGGGGAAATCTGTGCTCGCCTGCAAGGGCAGACAGCCGATCCTCCTCTGTGGCACCTGATGAGGGGGGTGACGAGCAGAGATCAGCTGGTGATTTAGAGTGAGCTAAAGAGAAAAGGTCATTTCAAAAAAATTTGCTACATTAATAATCTTGTCACACAGATGCTTCGTAACATTAACTGGTAAAATTTGACCTGTGAAATAAGATTTTGTCAATCACAGtatgttatttttgttgtttttgtaagaTTTGTGGGTATAGTGACACAACTTATTAAAAAGAGATTGAAGTTTCCTGAGCTTCCTTCATCATGTTGGAAAAAAAGGATGGGATGGGTTATTGTCTTACCAAAAGACT
This window contains:
- the shank3a gene encoding SH3 and multiple ankyrin repeat domains protein 3 isoform X2, with amino-acid sequence MPLRPAAGKHEPPSSPRQDQEQQHTHSHTLTHPYTHAPNGSQGASTDSSSSREEDSGVPVPHGVTAFRPGAEHSYSAGAPMEEPTGNTVVIRIGIPDLQQTKCLKFNVDAPIWLSKQRILCTLNQSLKDVLNYGLFQPAYNGRAGKFLDEERQLREYPFPSIAPVPYLEFRYKRRVYTQTYLDEKQLSKLHTKANLKKFMEYVQQRNIEKASRFLEKGLDPNFHDPDTGECPLTLAAQLEGCADLIKVLKSGGAHLDFRTKDGITALHKAVRSKNHTALITLLDLGASPDYKDSRGLTPLYHSSMVGGDPYCCELLLHDHAQVGCMDENGWQEIHQACRYGHVQHLEHLLFYGADMSAQNASGNTALHVCALYNQDSCARVLLFRGANKEIKNYNSQTAFQVAIIAGNFDLAEIIKVHKASDVVPFRETPSYTNRRRVTTGPLPSPRSLLRSASDNNLNGDHDHIHSHPPRQGRGRQGHSPVPSLRSLPAFGQQQSSLGESRHGEIPDSSLQSTGSSRSSHSRSPSLHHMHEEDKPVPRRSHSHGYPYGHGPRGRLSPGSVQRDPSPPHHTPPALTGPRGPKRKLYSAVPGRTFIVVKPYTPQGDGEIQLNRGERVKVLSIGEGGFWEGTVKGRTGWFPADCVEEVQMRQYDPRLETREDRNKRLFRHYTVGSYDNFTSYSDYIIEEKNAVLQKKENEGFGFVLRGAKAETPIEEFTPTPAFPALQYLESVDVEGVAWRAGLRTGDFLIEVNGVNVVKVGHKQVVSLIRQGGNRLLMKVVSVTRKPESEEVVRKKAPPPPKRAPSTTLTLRSKSMTAELEELERLDEMLASQESMLRSQPSEADYRAATVKQRPTSRRITPAEISSLFERQGMTLHGALHPGIERGHIPLPKGMSRTKSFGATEEDRLSALAGEHRFPRSSSMTDSLREHSQPHPIPPPPQTAPPPPPYYLDTGPPPAFCPPPPPSRTQSQGHEPGGRSSFKPSSLDLPYEAAQRQATQIERQKKARSMIILQDSSHLPVEPTEIPRPSAAIPPERIKRKGRVIDNPYANVGQFSIGLYTPTKPQRKKSPLVKQLQVEDAQEKASLALAAAHSRESSPSGRHPLTHGHTHTSRADYYQQQLMAERERIRAQGEMILQGKGPFAAAIAGAVKDRERRLEDRRKSTVFLSVGTMEGTSATSPDSPSLTQSHSIDERMLTRELGQLPPPALTLSPSPSGTTFIHPLTGKPLDPNSPLALALAARERALTSQSQSPTSSPEPRTKLERVGQGVVFIDTQTKESPHGDGATTSPPFSPKSAKAAGYGAGSSPAPILAPQPTKPQWVTSPSLISFRQEMEARIEERKEEKRLEDKKSMLISIMDTSQQKTAGLIMVHATSNGQDVEVGSEQEQAPVPASVEPSKSPSPRAKPPSPTVSQPQAQLQTQPQVLPQTQRPASPAQEKSLAQGSSEEDVDPYTVTLPPAMLSSSDEETREELRKIGVVPPPDEFSNGLQAQAQGTPAPPAKPVTSPATPTTPTTQTPSTSITPTVTPTQLQPPQPPPPPTTAAVSGKPSDPLEPPPVGESGSAADSGVEEADTRSSSERERDHHLETTSTVSTVSSMSTLSSESGEPADTHTTHTSYADGQTFVLDKPPVPPKPRLKSQIGGSKGPVTFRDPLLKQSSDSELLSQQQAAALAAAAAGGAGLPAGGSASVTGLASTKPRYLFQRRSKLWGDPVEPRGPGLGLGIGSLGNLGGLGLGLGADEGAKPSVMGELSSRLQQLNKDTRSLGEEPLGASLDPGRKSPVAGARLFSSLGELHTISQRSYGTTYTIRPGSRYPVTRRTPSPGSPDRGDPLGRFSGFGLPTSPTTPPQTILKSSSLSLPQEPKEVRFVMRSSSARSRSPSPSHSPGLGSPLLALRPFHQKPLHLWNKYDVGDWLESINLGEHRAGFQEHEIEGSHLPALTKDDFAELGVTRVGHRMNIERALKQLLES